One window from the genome of Enterococcus haemoperoxidus ATCC BAA-382 encodes:
- a CDS encoding trypsin-like serine peptidase, with translation MKIQNLVTALLCTAVLSTTVIVAAPQVEAAHPVREQLTDNKAKVSDTTKGHFQSVTFIDANGVTGTGTVIAKNKVVTSYNVVEGLKNSENLAKTFVTPGKDGENAPFGSFQVESVSFEESWKNMAVLTLQANDNGQNIGEVVSVVPVTKNPSILVCTEVTMPGYDADKKGEMWESQATISYNVASNFWFNQANKTGNYGGPIFDRSGNLIGIRSFEKYSKGVQTSAAKFTERNYDFISENLK, from the coding sequence TTGAAAATTCAAAATTTAGTAACAGCATTACTTTGTACAGCAGTATTATCAACTACCGTAATTGTAGCAGCTCCTCAAGTAGAAGCAGCTCATCCAGTAAGAGAACAATTAACTGACAACAAAGCAAAAGTCAGTGATACAACAAAAGGACATTTCCAAAGCGTTACATTTATTGATGCTAATGGTGTAACAGGTACTGGTACAGTCATTGCTAAAAATAAAGTAGTTACTTCTTACAATGTTGTTGAAGGACTAAAAAACAGTGAAAATCTTGCTAAGACTTTTGTTACACCAGGAAAAGATGGGGAAAATGCTCCATTTGGTTCATTCCAAGTTGAGTCAGTAAGCTTTGAAGAATCTTGGAAAAATATGGCTGTTTTGACATTACAAGCAAATGATAATGGCCAAAATATCGGTGAAGTAGTTTCAGTTGTTCCTGTTACGAAAAATCCATCTATCTTGGTTTGTACTGAAGTAACTATGCCAGGATATGACGCTGATAAAAAAGGTGAAATGTGGGAAAGCCAAGCAACAATTAGTTATAATGTTGCTTCCAATTTTTGGTTTAATCAAGCAAATAAAACTGGAAACTACGGCGGTCCAATTTTCGACAGAAGCGGCAATTTAATCGGGATCCGCTCATTTGAAAAATATTCAAAAGGTGTTCAAACAAGTGCTGCGAAATTTACAGAACGTAACTATGACTTCATTTCAGAAAATTTAAAATAA
- a CDS encoding fibronectin type III domain-containing protein: MKIKTVMTMLLCGVTLSLGSMNEHSYAETKVPEKRAIIGEDTRIKVMDTTKAPYSSIVYLSKADGGFGSGTVIGKNKVLTAAHVVTSLKTSADIGRANVSPARNGYYYPFGSFKIESIDMHTGWTVQNNRDYDIAVVTLKPNRYGQNIGDVVPIIPVKDVPNLPVGTKGLLPGYSQDKYGELWEAKGSILSQTFLRVYYDIDSIGGTSGAPVYNENNQLIAVHTSEYRDGGVAYKNAGSKITGSNYAFIAKHLDQKNADTQAPSQVTGIRASNITTSSVQLSWNPSIDNVGVDKYEVYRNGSKIGESKTTAFTVNGLASDTAYRFSMVAVDKSGNRSSMSTGVTIRTVKETVGDTQAPSQVTGVKASNITITSAQLSWNPAMDDVGVDKYEVYCNGARIGESLGTSFELSGLTANTSYIISVLALDKAGNRSALSANLILQTEKEQDKPSENQTTWVQSKTYVAGEKVFFNGIEYKAKWWSQGNTPGTSDVWQKITAGSVEEWREKLTYSGGDIVAFNGAQYKAKWWTRGEEPGKTPVWEKV, translated from the coding sequence GTGAAGATTAAAACAGTTATGACAATGTTACTTTGTGGGGTCACTTTATCACTGGGTTCAATGAATGAGCATAGTTACGCAGAAACAAAAGTACCTGAAAAAAGAGCAATTATTGGGGAAGATACCCGTATAAAAGTGATGGATACAACAAAAGCACCATATTCAAGTATTGTTTATCTATCAAAGGCAGACGGTGGCTTTGGCTCAGGGACTGTTATTGGTAAAAATAAAGTGTTAACTGCCGCTCACGTTGTAACCAGTTTAAAAACGAGTGCAGATATTGGACGAGCAAATGTAAGTCCAGCTCGAAATGGTTACTACTATCCGTTTGGTTCTTTTAAAATTGAATCTATCGATATGCATACTGGCTGGACTGTTCAAAATAATCGAGATTATGATATTGCTGTTGTGACGTTAAAGCCTAACCGTTATGGTCAGAACATTGGGGATGTTGTACCAATAATTCCGGTGAAAGATGTACCGAATCTTCCTGTAGGAACAAAAGGACTTTTACCAGGATATAGTCAAGATAAATATGGCGAGTTATGGGAAGCGAAAGGTTCTATCCTTTCACAAACTTTTTTACGTGTTTACTATGATATAGATTCAATCGGAGGAACTTCAGGAGCTCCGGTTTATAACGAAAATAATCAGTTGATTGCTGTTCATACATCTGAATATCGTGATGGAGGTGTTGCATATAAAAATGCCGGGTCAAAAATTACAGGATCTAATTATGCGTTCATTGCGAAACATTTAGATCAAAAAAATGCCGATACACAAGCGCCAAGCCAAGTTACTGGTATCAGAGCATCAAATATCACAACAAGTTCAGTTCAATTATCATGGAATCCATCAATCGATAATGTTGGAGTGGATAAATATGAAGTATACCGTAATGGATCAAAAATTGGTGAAAGTAAGACAACAGCTTTTACTGTGAATGGTCTAGCTTCAGATACAGCCTATAGATTTTCAATGGTTGCGGTAGATAAATCAGGAAATCGTTCATCAATGTCAACAGGTGTAACGATTCGGACGGTGAAGGAAACTGTAGGAGATACACAAGCGCCGAGTCAAGTAACAGGTGTAAAAGCCAGCAATATTACGATCACGTCAGCACAATTATCATGGAATCCAGCAATGGATGATGTAGGTGTAGACAAATATGAAGTCTATTGCAATGGTGCAAGAATCGGTGAGAGCCTAGGAACAAGCTTTGAATTGAGTGGTTTAACAGCAAATACGTCATATATAATTTCAGTTTTAGCATTAGATAAAGCAGGAAATCGCTCAGCATTGTCAGCTAATTTAATTCTTCAGACAGAAAAAGAACAAGACAAACCATCCGAGAATCAAACGACATGGGTACAATCAAAAACGTACGTAGCCGGTGAAAAAGTTTTCTTTAATGGAATTGAATACAAAGCAAAATGGTGGTCGCAAGGAAATACACCAGGGACATCGGATGTTTGGCAAAAAATTACTGCTGGTTCTGTCGAGGAGTGGAGAGAAAAATTAACATATTCTGGTGGTGATATTGTTGCATTCAATGGTGCACAGTATAAAGCAAAATGGTGGACGCGTGGTGAAGAACCGGGTAAAACCCCAGTTTGGGAAAAAGTATAG
- a CDS encoding ABC transporter ATP-binding protein gives MEEKYESEWTKSVPLKEQVSIVKRLLKFAKPFRRTFITAILFALVLSIINIILPRIIQTFMDDYLTPKTATNQVVLFFAGLYLFGVIVKSVVWFFQWFLYSTASLKTYQYIRVKLFEKLQTLGMRYFDQTPAGSIVSRVTNDTETLFEFWYVFLMVLTGIFAVVSSFIAMFQISGKIALYNLIFLPILLIVIWYYQKFSSRIYRSMREKLSQLNTKLNEYISGMQIIQQFRQEHRLEKEFEETNNDYLRTRFSMIKTNSLLLGPIINFLYTLAIGLTLTLFGYDALYSPVEVGMIYAFVTYVQAFFNPMTQMMDFLSVFTDGMVAGSRILKIFDNEELTPQQNVGANAEIIRGKIEFRNVSFSYDGENNVLNNISFVANPGETVALIGHTGSGKSSIINVLMRFYEFYEGEILIDDRDIRDYPLPELRKKLGLVLQDAFMFYGDIAGNIRMLNPEITDEQIKAAAEFVQADKFIETLPKKYHAKVIERGASYSSGQRQLISFARTIVTDPKILVLDEATANIDTETEGLIQEGLANMRQGRTTIAIAHRLSTIRDADLILVLDKGRIVERGNHESLLTKNGLYADMYKLQNSEA, from the coding sequence ATGGAAGAAAAATACGAATCAGAATGGACAAAATCGGTTCCCTTAAAAGAACAAGTCTCAATCGTCAAACGCTTGCTAAAATTTGCAAAGCCATTTCGTCGTACGTTTATAACAGCGATTTTGTTTGCCTTGGTCCTGTCAATTATCAATATTATTTTACCAAGGATCATTCAAACGTTTATGGATGATTATCTAACACCGAAAACAGCTACCAACCAAGTGGTTCTCTTTTTTGCTGGCTTATATCTTTTTGGCGTGATTGTTAAAAGTGTTGTTTGGTTTTTCCAATGGTTCTTATATTCAACGGCTTCACTGAAAACCTATCAGTATATTCGTGTGAAGTTGTTTGAAAAACTGCAAACATTAGGAATGCGTTACTTTGATCAAACACCAGCGGGCTCGATCGTTTCTCGTGTCACAAATGATACGGAAACCTTATTTGAATTCTGGTATGTCTTTTTAATGGTTTTGACGGGAATCTTTGCTGTGGTATCGTCATTTATTGCGATGTTTCAAATCAGTGGGAAAATTGCGTTGTATAACTTGATTTTCTTACCTATTTTACTGATCGTGATTTGGTACTATCAAAAATTCAGTTCTAGAATCTATAGAAGTATGCGGGAAAAACTAAGTCAGTTGAATACGAAGTTAAACGAGTATATATCTGGTATGCAGATCATTCAGCAATTTAGACAAGAACATCGTTTAGAAAAAGAGTTTGAAGAAACGAATAATGATTATTTACGGACACGTTTTTCAATGATCAAAACGAATTCTTTGCTCTTAGGCCCAATCATTAATTTCCTTTATACACTAGCAATCGGTTTGACCTTGACCTTATTTGGGTATGATGCACTATATTCTCCTGTTGAAGTCGGAATGATTTATGCGTTTGTGACATATGTACAAGCTTTCTTTAATCCGATGACGCAAATGATGGATTTTTTAAGCGTCTTCACAGATGGAATGGTTGCAGGTAGCCGAATTTTGAAAATCTTTGATAATGAAGAATTAACGCCGCAACAAAATGTTGGTGCTAATGCAGAAATTATTCGTGGCAAAATCGAATTTCGTAATGTTAGTTTTTCGTACGATGGTGAGAATAATGTCTTGAATAATATTAGTTTTGTTGCTAATCCTGGTGAAACGGTGGCATTGATTGGTCATACTGGTAGTGGTAAAAGTTCGATCATTAATGTTTTGATGCGCTTTTACGAATTTTATGAAGGCGAAATTTTGATCGATGATCGTGATATTCGGGATTATCCATTACCAGAATTAAGGAAAAAATTAGGCTTGGTTTTACAAGATGCCTTTATGTTTTATGGCGATATTGCTGGTAATATTCGGATGTTGAATCCAGAAATCACGGATGAACAAATCAAAGCTGCGGCCGAATTTGTTCAGGCTGATAAATTTATTGAAACCCTACCTAAAAAATATCATGCAAAAGTGATTGAAAGAGGAGCCAGTTATTCAAGCGGTCAGCGTCAGCTGATTTCATTTGCTAGAACGATCGTCACTGATCCTAAAATCCTTGTATTGGATGAAGCAACAGCGAATATTGATACTGAAACTGAAGGGTTGATCCAAGAAGGGTTAGCCAATATGCGTCAGGGTAGAACGACAATCGCGATTGCTCATAGATTGTCGACTATTCGAGATGCAGATTTGATTTTAGTATTGGATAAAGGACGGATTGTAGAACGTGGCAATCATGAGAGTTTATTGACCAAAAATGGTCTGTATGCAGATATGTATAAATTACAAAATAGTGAAGCTTAA
- a CDS encoding ABC transporter ATP-binding protein, translating into MSIFKKLGWFFKQEKKSYIIGVFSLVMVALVQLVPPKVIGIVVDKIAAKNLTIKPILFWVSILLAAALAQYIFRYIWRTHIWGSAAKLEKDLRRQLFHHFTRMDSIFYQKYRTGDLMAHATNDLNAIQNVAGAGILTFADSLITGGATIVAMILFVDWRLTLIALIPLPLLAVTSRVLGSKLHDAFRDSQAAFSTINDKTQESITGIKVIKTFGQEKEDIQDFTEKIDDAIVKNKRVNFLDALFDPFITLIIGISYVLTIIMGGRFVMEGSITIGQLISFISYIGMLVWPMFAIGRLFNVLERGNASYDRVNELLHEKTHIIEKKDAIQTPAKGRLSMEIAQFTYPKDDNATLEQIKFTVGVGETLGIVGKTGAGKTTILKLLMREYDHYKGRVTFGGHDIKDYSLDALMNSMGYVPQDHFLFSMTVRDNIRFANPDFTEVEVEQAAEMAFINNEIKAFPKGYDTLVGERGVSLSGGQKQRISIARALIVDPELLILDDALSAVDAKTEEAILSNLKEARKEKTTIIAAHRLSSVMHAKEIIVLDEGKIIERGTHQELLRLGGWYKRMWDKQQLEAKIEGSEA; encoded by the coding sequence ATGTCTATATTTAAAAAGTTAGGGTGGTTTTTCAAACAGGAGAAAAAAAGCTATATTATTGGTGTATTTTCATTGGTTATGGTGGCGCTTGTCCAGTTAGTTCCACCAAAAGTTATTGGGATCGTTGTCGATAAAATCGCTGCCAAAAACCTGACGATCAAACCTATTTTGTTTTGGGTCAGTATTCTTTTAGCAGCCGCTTTAGCACAATATATTTTTCGGTATATTTGGCGGACACATATTTGGGGAAGTGCTGCGAAGCTGGAAAAAGATTTAAGACGGCAATTATTCCATCATTTCACAAGGATGGATAGCATCTTTTATCAAAAATATCGAACAGGAGATTTGATGGCACATGCAACGAATGATTTAAACGCTATTCAAAATGTTGCAGGAGCAGGGATTTTAACCTTTGCGGATTCATTGATCACAGGGGGCGCTACAATTGTTGCTATGATTTTATTTGTGGATTGGCGTTTAACCTTGATCGCGTTGATTCCGTTACCATTATTGGCTGTAACATCAAGAGTTTTAGGGTCAAAATTACACGATGCATTCCGTGATTCACAAGCAGCGTTTTCGACGATCAATGATAAAACGCAAGAGAGCATCACCGGTATAAAAGTCATCAAAACGTTTGGTCAAGAAAAAGAAGATATTCAAGATTTTACAGAGAAAATCGATGATGCCATCGTAAAAAACAAACGAGTAAACTTTCTAGATGCGTTATTTGATCCGTTTATTACATTGATCATTGGGATTTCCTATGTTCTGACAATCATTATGGGTGGTCGATTTGTTATGGAAGGATCGATCACGATTGGCCAGTTGATTTCATTTATAAGTTATATCGGGATGCTCGTTTGGCCGATGTTTGCGATTGGTCGTCTGTTTAATGTATTGGAGCGAGGTAATGCAAGTTATGATCGTGTGAATGAGTTGCTCCATGAAAAAACACATATTATTGAGAAAAAGGATGCAATCCAAACACCCGCTAAAGGTCGGTTATCGATGGAAATTGCTCAGTTCACCTATCCAAAAGATGACAATGCAACCTTGGAGCAAATCAAATTTACCGTTGGTGTAGGAGAAACATTAGGAATCGTTGGGAAAACAGGAGCAGGGAAAACAACGATTTTAAAATTATTGATGCGTGAATATGATCATTACAAAGGTCGTGTAACATTTGGCGGTCATGATATTAAAGATTATTCATTAGATGCTTTGATGAATTCAATGGGCTATGTTCCTCAAGATCATTTTCTATTTTCAATGACAGTACGGGATAATATTCGTTTTGCGAATCCTGATTTTACCGAAGTTGAAGTAGAACAAGCAGCTGAGATGGCGTTTATCAATAATGAAATCAAAGCGTTCCCTAAAGGCTATGATACGTTGGTTGGAGAACGTGGTGTTTCTTTATCCGGTGGTCAAAAACAACGGATTTCAATTGCTAGAGCGTTGATCGTCGATCCTGAACTATTGATTTTAGATGATGCTTTATCAGCGGTCGATGCTAAAACAGAAGAAGCAATTCTTTCTAATTTAAAAGAAGCAAGAAAAGAAAAAACAACGATCATTGCTGCGCATCGACTAAGTAGTGTGATGCATGCAAAAGAAATCATTGTATTAGATGAAGGAAAAATCATTGAACGCGGAACGCATCAAGAGTTATTAAGACTTGGTGGATGGTATAAGCGTATGTGGGATAAACAACAATTAGAAGCGAAGATCGAAGGGAGTGAAGCATAA